Proteins from a genomic interval of Marmoricola sp. OAE513:
- the prmC gene encoding peptide chain release factor N(5)-glutamine methyltransferase encodes MTEVRVALAAAATTLEAAGVDSPVNDAEWLLAHVLGTGRGSLALAPALTPDQEQAYDALVQRRATREPLQHLTGTAGFRYVELAVGPGVFTPRPETELLAGWAIEAARAVTGRAPVVVDLCTGSGAIARSIVDEVPQAQVHAVELDPSAHRWAQQNLDGTGVDLCQGDMAQAFPELDGTVDVVVCNPPYIPLEAWESVAPEARDHDPHLALFSGDDGLVAMRVLEQVATRLLRSGGVVGAEHADLQGESAPGVFAATGRWADVRDHRDLAGRPRYLTARLAR; translated from the coding sequence GTGACTGAGGTCCGGGTCGCCCTCGCCGCGGCCGCCACCACGCTGGAGGCGGCCGGCGTCGACAGCCCGGTCAACGACGCCGAGTGGTTGCTCGCGCACGTGCTCGGCACCGGCCGGGGCAGCCTGGCGCTCGCGCCGGCACTGACGCCCGACCAGGAGCAGGCGTACGACGCCCTGGTGCAGCGCCGCGCTACCCGCGAACCGCTGCAGCACCTCACCGGCACGGCCGGCTTCCGGTACGTCGAGCTGGCGGTCGGCCCCGGGGTGTTCACGCCCCGCCCGGAGACCGAGCTGCTCGCCGGGTGGGCGATCGAGGCGGCCCGCGCGGTGACCGGCCGCGCGCCGGTGGTCGTCGACCTGTGCACAGGCTCCGGCGCGATAGCGCGCAGCATCGTCGACGAAGTTCCCCAGGCCCAGGTGCACGCCGTCGAGCTCGATCCGTCGGCTCACCGCTGGGCCCAGCAGAACCTGGACGGCACGGGCGTGGACCTGTGCCAGGGCGACATGGCGCAGGCCTTCCCCGAGCTCGACGGCACCGTGGACGTCGTGGTGTGCAACCCGCCGTACATCCCGCTGGAGGCCTGGGAGAGCGTGGCGCCGGAGGCCCGCGACCACGACCCGCACCTGGCGCTGTTCTCCGGCGACGACGGCCTGGTGGCGATGCGCGTGCTCGAGCAGGTCGCCACGCGGCTGCTCCGCAGCGGTGGCGTCGTGGGGGCCGAGCACGCCGACCTGCAGGGGGAGTCCGCGCCCGGCGTCTTCGCCGCGACCGGGCGGTGGGCCGACGTACGGGACCACCGCGATCTGGCAGGTCGTCCGCGCTACCTGACGGCCAGGCTGGCACGATAG
- the lysA gene encoding diaminopimelate decarboxylase has protein sequence MRAHEAGWAHAVQSVRGPAWLRDPADVNALLPQLWSTTALKVDGVLEVGGVRLTDLVAEHGSPAYVLDEADFRGRARAFRAAFADYDVYYAGKAFLSTTIARWVIEEGLLLDICSGGELAVAERAGVPAERIGFHGNNKSEAELSRAVELGVGRIIVDSFHEIERLTQITRDLGRTAKVLIRVTAGVEAHTHEYIATAHEDQKFGFSISSGDALAAAEAIAGVESLELLGLHSHIGSQIFDTAGFEVAARRVLALHAQISEEVGVVMPEMDLGGGFGIAYTTQDDPSDPSQLAIELTKIVTEEAKARGVEVPRLSIEPGRAIVGPAMCTVYAVGTVKAVELDAGAVRTYVSVDGGMSDNIRTALYDADYSATLASRTSEAPPLLSRVVGMHCEAGDIVVKDEFLPGDLAPGDLIAVPGTGAYCRSMASNYNHALRPPVISVKDGATSVVLRRETVDDLLRLDVGAADSMED, from the coding sequence ATGCGCGCTCACGAGGCCGGCTGGGCGCACGCCGTCCAGTCCGTCCGCGGTCCTGCCTGGCTGCGCGACCCTGCGGACGTCAACGCGCTGCTGCCGCAGCTGTGGTCGACGACGGCGCTCAAGGTCGACGGGGTCCTGGAGGTCGGGGGAGTCCGGCTGACCGACCTGGTCGCCGAGCACGGCTCGCCGGCGTACGTGCTGGACGAGGCGGACTTCCGCGGTCGAGCGCGGGCCTTCCGCGCCGCGTTCGCGGACTACGACGTCTACTACGCGGGCAAGGCGTTCCTGAGCACCACCATCGCCCGCTGGGTGATCGAGGAAGGGCTCCTCCTCGACATCTGCTCCGGGGGGGAGCTGGCCGTCGCCGAGCGCGCCGGCGTCCCGGCCGAGCGGATCGGCTTCCACGGCAACAACAAGTCCGAGGCGGAGCTGAGCCGGGCCGTCGAGCTCGGGGTCGGCCGGATCATCGTCGACTCGTTCCACGAGATCGAGCGGTTGACCCAGATCACCCGCGACCTCGGTCGCACCGCCAAGGTGCTGATCCGGGTGACCGCAGGCGTCGAGGCGCACACCCACGAGTACATCGCGACCGCGCACGAGGACCAGAAGTTCGGGTTCTCGATCAGCAGCGGCGACGCGCTCGCGGCAGCCGAGGCGATCGCAGGCGTCGAGTCCCTGGAGCTGCTCGGACTGCACAGCCACATCGGCTCGCAGATCTTCGACACCGCCGGCTTCGAGGTCGCCGCGCGCCGGGTGCTCGCCCTGCACGCGCAGATCTCCGAGGAGGTCGGGGTGGTGATGCCGGAGATGGACCTCGGCGGCGGCTTCGGCATCGCGTACACCACCCAGGACGACCCGTCGGACCCCTCGCAGCTGGCGATCGAGCTCACCAAGATCGTCACCGAGGAGGCCAAGGCGCGCGGCGTCGAGGTGCCCCGACTCTCCATCGAGCCCGGTCGCGCGATCGTCGGACCCGCGATGTGCACCGTGTACGCCGTCGGCACCGTCAAGGCGGTCGAGCTCGACGCCGGGGCCGTGCGCACCTACGTCAGCGTCGACGGCGGGATGAGCGACAACATCCGCACCGCCCTGTACGACGCCGACTACTCCGCGACCCTCGCCAGCCGGACCTCCGAGGCCCCGCCGCTGCTGTCCCGCGTGGTCGGCATGCACTGCGAAGCCGGCGACATCGTGGTCAAGGACGAGTTCCTTCCCGGCGACCTGGCGCCCGGTGACCTGATCGCCGTCCCGGGCACCGGCGCCTACTGCCGGTCGATGGCCAGCAACTACAACCACGCCCTGCGGCCCCCGGTGATCTCGGTCAAGGACGGCGCGACCTCGGTCGTGCTGCGCCGCGAGACCGTCGACGACCTGCTGAGACTCGACGTCGGCGCGGCCGACTCGATGGAAGACTGA
- the prfA gene encoding peptide chain release factor 1: MFEAVEALIAEHADIEHDLADPEVHADQARARKLNQRYAELSAIVRTYREWLQLGEDADAARELASDDEAFAAEAVDLDARRVVTGERLRHLLVPRDASDSKDALLELKSGEGGEESALFAGDLLRMYTRYAETRGWSTEVVDANESDLGGYKSVTVAVKAKGTPAPGEAPYALLKFEGGVHRVQRVPVTESQGRVHTSAAGVLVMPEAEQVDVTINENDLRIDVYRSSGPGGQSVNTTDSAVRITHVPTGIVASCQNEKSQLQNKESAMRILRARLLAAAEEAANAEASDARKSQVRTVDRSERIRTYNYPENRISDHRTGYKAYNLDQVLDGALEPVIESCVAADMAARLEALGD; encoded by the coding sequence ATGTTCGAAGCCGTCGAGGCGCTGATCGCCGAGCACGCCGACATCGAGCACGACCTGGCGGACCCCGAGGTGCACGCTGACCAGGCCCGGGCTCGCAAGCTCAACCAGCGGTACGCCGAGCTCTCCGCGATCGTGCGCACCTACCGCGAGTGGCTCCAGCTCGGGGAGGACGCCGACGCCGCCCGCGAGCTGGCTTCCGATGACGAGGCGTTCGCTGCCGAAGCCGTCGACCTGGACGCGCGCCGCGTCGTGACCGGGGAGCGGTTGCGCCACCTGCTCGTGCCGCGCGACGCCTCGGACAGCAAGGACGCCCTGCTCGAGCTGAAGTCGGGCGAGGGTGGTGAGGAGTCGGCACTGTTCGCCGGCGACCTGCTCCGGATGTACACCCGGTACGCCGAGACCCGCGGCTGGAGCACCGAGGTGGTCGACGCCAACGAGTCCGACCTCGGCGGCTACAAGTCCGTCACCGTCGCGGTGAAGGCGAAGGGCACCCCGGCTCCGGGCGAGGCACCGTACGCGCTGCTGAAGTTCGAGGGCGGCGTGCACCGGGTCCAGCGGGTCCCGGTCACCGAGAGCCAGGGTCGGGTGCACACCTCGGCTGCTGGCGTCCTGGTGATGCCGGAGGCCGAGCAGGTCGACGTCACCATCAACGAGAACGACCTGCGCATCGACGTCTACCGGTCCTCGGGGCCCGGAGGGCAGTCGGTCAACACCACCGACTCGGCGGTCCGGATCACGCACGTGCCCACCGGCATCGTGGCGTCGTGCCAGAACGAGAAGTCCCAGCTGCAGAACAAGGAGTCGGCGATGCGGATCCTGCGCGCCCGGCTGCTGGCTGCCGCCGAGGAAGCGGCGAACGCCGAGGCGTCGGACGCGCGCAAGTCCCAGGTGCGCACCGTCGACCGCTCCGAGCGCATCCGGACCTACAACTACCCGGAGAACCGGATCTCCGACCACCGCACCGGCTACAAGGCGTACAACCTGGACCAGGTCCTCGACGGAGCCCTCGAGCCGGTGATCGAGTCCTGCGTCGCTGCCGACATGGCCGCCCGCCTGGAAGCTCTCGGTGACTGA
- the rho gene encoding transcription termination factor Rho, with protein sequence MTESTETTPAAKGGLSAMLLPELKKVAGGLGIKATGMKKAELVAAIKAAQSGGQSGGQNGAQSRGQNGSAKQGAKQAAQQDAPERAAEKAAEKAERSEKADKPEGNDKPQKDQKTDGGEKVDGGDGNRGNQNNRQQGNQQGNQNAQNNQQNPQAAAGEEEGGSRRNRRRRGRDRANAAGAGNPQQGAGGQGGGNERRGNRNEPDLQILEDDVLAPCAGILDVLDSYAFVRTSGYMPGTEDVYVSLSTVRKYGLRRGDAIVGQVRQPREGDRKEKFNPLVKIDSVNGGDPEAAKTRVEFSKLTPLYPSERLRMETTATNLIGRVIDIAAPIGKGQRGLIVSPAKAGKTMILQSIANSITTNNPECHLMVVLVDERPEEVTDFQRSVNGEVISSTFDRPASDHTMVAELAIERAKRLVELGHDVVVLLDGITRLGRAYNLSAPASGRILSGGVDSAALYPPKKFFGAARNIEDGGSLTILATALIESGSKMDEVIFEEFKGTGNMELRLRRDFADKRIFPAIDAVQSGTRREELLMSEEELAIVWKLRRVLSGLEGQQALELLLERLKKSQTNLEFLMAVQRSTPSANGTLDG encoded by the coding sequence ATGACCGAATCCACCGAGACCACTCCCGCAGCCAAGGGCGGCCTGTCCGCGATGTTGCTGCCCGAGCTCAAGAAGGTGGCCGGAGGCCTGGGCATCAAGGCCACCGGGATGAAGAAGGCCGAGCTCGTCGCCGCGATCAAGGCTGCCCAGAGTGGTGGCCAGAGTGGCGGCCAGAACGGCGCCCAGAGCCGCGGCCAGAACGGCTCCGCGAAGCAGGGCGCCAAGCAGGCCGCGCAGCAGGACGCGCCCGAGCGCGCCGCGGAGAAGGCCGCGGAGAAGGCCGAGAGGTCCGAGAAGGCAGACAAGCCCGAGGGCAACGACAAGCCCCAGAAGGACCAGAAGACCGACGGCGGCGAGAAGGTCGACGGTGGCGACGGCAACCGCGGCAACCAGAACAACCGCCAGCAGGGCAACCAGCAGGGCAACCAGAACGCGCAGAACAACCAACAGAACCCGCAGGCCGCAGCAGGCGAGGAGGAGGGCGGAAGCCGCCGCAACCGCCGTCGTCGTGGTCGCGATCGCGCCAACGCCGCCGGTGCGGGCAACCCGCAGCAGGGCGCCGGTGGTCAGGGCGGCGGCAACGAGCGTCGCGGCAACCGCAACGAGCCCGACCTGCAGATCCTCGAGGACGACGTGCTCGCGCCCTGCGCCGGCATCCTGGACGTCCTCGACAGCTACGCGTTCGTCCGGACCAGCGGCTACATGCCCGGCACCGAGGACGTCTACGTCTCGCTCTCCACGGTCCGCAAGTACGGCCTGCGCCGCGGCGACGCCATCGTCGGCCAGGTGCGTCAGCCCCGCGAGGGCGACCGCAAGGAGAAGTTCAACCCGCTGGTCAAGATCGACAGCGTCAACGGCGGCGACCCGGAGGCGGCCAAGACCCGCGTCGAGTTCAGCAAGCTCACCCCGCTCTACCCCTCCGAGCGCCTGCGCATGGAGACCACGGCGACCAACCTGATCGGTCGGGTCATCGACATCGCCGCACCGATCGGCAAGGGCCAGCGCGGCCTCATCGTCTCGCCCGCCAAGGCCGGCAAGACCATGATCCTGCAGTCGATCGCGAACTCGATCACCACGAACAACCCCGAGTGCCACCTCATGGTCGTCCTGGTCGACGAGCGCCCCGAGGAGGTCACCGACTTCCAGCGGTCGGTCAACGGCGAAGTCATCTCCTCGACGTTCGACCGCCCGGCCAGCGACCACACGATGGTCGCCGAGCTGGCGATCGAGCGGGCCAAGCGACTCGTCGAGCTCGGCCACGACGTCGTCGTGCTGCTCGACGGCATCACCCGCCTCGGCCGCGCGTACAACCTCTCCGCCCCGGCGAGCGGCCGGATCCTGTCCGGCGGCGTCGACTCGGCGGCCCTGTACCCGCCCAAGAAGTTCTTCGGTGCCGCCCGCAACATCGAGGACGGCGGCTCGCTGACCATCCTCGCGACGGCGCTCATCGAGAGCGGTTCGAAGATGGACGAGGTGATCTTCGAGGAGTTCAAGGGCACCGGCAACATGGAGCTGCGGCTGCGGCGCGACTTCGCCGACAAGCGGATCTTCCCCGCGATCGACGCCGTCCAGTCCGGCACCCGTCGCGAGGAGCTGCTGATGAGCGAGGAGGAGCTCGCCATCGTGTGGAAGCTGCGTCGGGTGCTGTCGGGGCTCGAGGGTCAGCAGGCTCTCGAGCTGCTCCTGGAGCGCCTGAAGAAGTCGCAGACCAACCTGGAGTTCCTGATGGCGGTGCAGAGGAGCACCCCGTCGGCCAACGGAACTCTGGACGGCTGA
- a CDS encoding L-threonylcarbamoyladenylate synthase, whose amino-acid sequence MSTRYDAGDEEMLEAGLAAATTAIRAGELVVLPTDTVYGIGADAFDPVAVARLLEAKGRGREMPPPVLVGSPATLDALATQLPEWARVLVEHYWPGPLTIVVRQQSSLQWDLGETRGTVAVRMPHDQVALELLARTGPLAVSSANLTGRPAATNADDAAEMLSAQVAVILDGGPTSDDRPSTIVDCTGDQPRLLRLGAISAEELRTVLAEVEVALDDLSDEPGTGQGSAGA is encoded by the coding sequence GTGTCCACCCGTTATGACGCCGGCGACGAAGAGATGCTCGAGGCCGGCCTTGCCGCCGCCACGACCGCGATCAGGGCCGGGGAGCTCGTCGTCCTGCCGACCGACACCGTCTACGGGATCGGCGCGGACGCGTTCGACCCGGTCGCCGTGGCGCGTCTCCTGGAAGCCAAGGGCCGGGGTCGGGAGATGCCGCCGCCGGTGCTCGTCGGGTCGCCGGCGACCCTGGACGCACTGGCGACCCAGCTGCCCGAGTGGGCGCGCGTCCTGGTCGAGCACTACTGGCCGGGACCTCTGACCATCGTCGTGCGCCAGCAGTCCTCCCTGCAGTGGGACCTCGGGGAGACCCGCGGGACCGTGGCGGTCCGGATGCCGCACGACCAGGTCGCCCTGGAGCTGCTGGCCCGTACCGGGCCGTTGGCGGTGTCCTCGGCCAACCTGACCGGCAGGCCCGCGGCGACCAACGCCGACGACGCCGCCGAGATGCTCTCCGCGCAGGTCGCGGTGATCCTCGACGGCGGCCCCACCTCGGACGACCGCCCCTCGACGATCGTCGACTGCACCGGGGACCAACCCCGGCTGCTGCGGCTCGGAGCGATCAGCGCCGAGGAGCTGCGCACGGTGCTCGCGGAGGTCGAGGTCGCGCTGGACGACCTGAGCGACGAGCCCGGAACCGGCCAGGGGAGCGCCGGTGCGTGA
- the thrB gene encoding homoserine kinase, whose product MSQHAPGLVSGPVTVQVPATSANLGPGFDTLGLALGLHDRLTAEVVPDGLEIDIVGEGAGHLPRTERHLVVRSMRAAFEVLGAAPTGLRLRFENSIPQSRGLGSSSAAIVGGLALARALVVGGERFDDHSLLFLANKIEGHPDNVAPAVVGGLVVAGQTTDEVWALSAPIAASISAVAFVPPNGVSTEAARGLLPADVPHAVAAANTGRAALLVAALAGAPDQLLRGTEDFLHQEFRASAMPESYALVKSLRGLGKAAFISGAGPTVLVLGTAESLNGLLELTPEGWAGHELDVDPRGVRVVQP is encoded by the coding sequence GTGAGCCAGCACGCCCCCGGACTCGTGAGCGGCCCGGTCACCGTCCAGGTCCCCGCGACCAGTGCCAACCTCGGGCCCGGCTTCGACACGCTGGGTCTGGCCCTCGGCCTTCACGACCGGCTCACCGCCGAGGTGGTCCCGGACGGACTGGAGATCGACATCGTGGGGGAGGGCGCCGGTCATCTGCCGCGCACCGAACGCCACCTGGTCGTCCGCTCGATGCGGGCTGCCTTCGAGGTCCTCGGGGCGGCGCCGACCGGTCTGCGGCTGAGGTTCGAGAACAGCATCCCGCAGAGTCGTGGTCTGGGTTCCAGCTCGGCCGCGATCGTCGGCGGGCTCGCCCTCGCCCGTGCGCTGGTGGTCGGCGGTGAGCGCTTCGACGACCACTCGCTGCTCTTCCTGGCCAACAAGATCGAGGGTCATCCCGACAACGTCGCGCCGGCGGTCGTCGGAGGGTTGGTCGTGGCGGGTCAGACCACCGACGAGGTGTGGGCACTGTCCGCCCCGATCGCGGCGTCCATCTCTGCGGTCGCGTTCGTCCCGCCGAACGGGGTCTCGACCGAGGCCGCCCGCGGCCTGCTCCCGGCTGACGTGCCGCACGCGGTGGCTGCGGCGAACACCGGACGCGCCGCCCTGCTGGTCGCCGCCCTGGCCGGCGCGCCCGACCAGCTGCTGCGCGGGACCGAGGACTTCCTGCACCAGGAGTTCCGCGCGTCCGCGATGCCCGAGTCCTACGCCCTGGTGAAGTCGTTGCGCGGTCTCGGCAAGGCCGCCTTCATCTCCGGTGCTGGCCCGACCGTCCTGGTCCTCGGCACGGCCGAGAGCCTGAACGGCCTGCTCGAGCTGACTCCTGAGGGGTGGGCTGGTCACGAGCTCGATGTCGATCCCCGAGGTGTCCGGGTTGTTCAACCCTGA
- the rpmE gene encoding 50S ribosomal protein L31, producing MKKDIHPEYVVTEVTCTCGNQFTTRSTSTSGTLRSEVCSNCHPFYTGKQKILDTGGRVARFEARYAKKDASK from the coding sequence ATGAAGAAGGACATCCACCCCGAGTACGTCGTCACCGAGGTGACCTGTACCTGTGGAAACCAGTTCACCACCCGTAGCACCTCGACGAGCGGCACGCTGCGCTCCGAGGTCTGCTCCAACTGCCACCCGTTCTACACCGGCAAGCAGAAGATCCTCGACACCGGTGGCCGCGTCGCCCGGTTCGAGGCGCGCTACGCCAAGAAGGACGCTTCCAAGTAG
- a CDS encoding response regulator: MARIVIADDDADIRELVVFKLRHAGHDVLPVADGAAAVEACLGNKPDLVILDVMMPGMSGLEAARVLRGDDAMTGVPIIMLTARAQESDIEQGFEAGADDYVVKPFSPRELAQRVAAVLGEDAS; this comes from the coding sequence ATGGCGCGCATCGTGATCGCTGACGACGACGCTGACATCCGCGAGCTGGTCGTCTTCAAGCTGCGTCACGCCGGCCACGACGTCCTGCCCGTCGCAGACGGTGCCGCTGCTGTCGAGGCGTGCCTCGGCAACAAGCCGGACCTGGTCATCCTCGACGTCATGATGCCCGGGATGAGTGGCCTCGAAGCCGCCCGCGTGCTCCGTGGCGACGACGCCATGACCGGCGTCCCGATCATCATGCTGACCGCGCGTGCCCAGGAGTCCGACATCGAGCAGGGTTTCGAGGCGGGAGCCGACGACTACGTCGTCAAGCCGTTCAGCCCCCGCGAGCTGGCGCAGCGCGTTGCCGCCGTCCTCGGCGAGGACGCTTCCTAG
- the thrC gene encoding threonine synthase codes for MSTHQWLGVIEEYRDRLDIPDGTPTITLREGGTPMVHSDWLSGVTGAEVWLKVEGNNPTGSFKDRGMTVALSVAVGQGAKAVVCASTGNTSASMAAYAAKAGVKALVLVPQGKISAGKLAQAVVHGGQVIMVRGNFDDCLTISRKLAENYPVALVNSVNPMRLEGQKTGSFEIVDFLGDAPDVHVLPTGNAGNISAYWKGYQEYVDSGDATRTPVMRGWQAAGAAPLVLGHPVEDPETLASAIRIGNPASWDLAMAAANDSGGAFRKVTDEQILAAQRELASRDGVFVEPASAAGVAGILLEHSEGADLSGKKVVVTVTGHGLKDIDTALSTFTDLVDTVVDADVVSAARAAGLE; via the coding sequence GTGAGCACCCACCAGTGGCTCGGCGTGATCGAGGAGTACCGGGACCGCCTCGACATCCCCGACGGCACCCCCACGATCACCCTGCGTGAGGGCGGCACCCCGATGGTGCACTCCGACTGGCTCTCCGGCGTGACCGGAGCCGAGGTCTGGCTCAAGGTCGAGGGCAACAACCCGACCGGCTCCTTCAAGGACCGCGGCATGACCGTGGCACTCTCCGTGGCGGTCGGCCAGGGGGCGAAGGCCGTCGTCTGCGCCTCCACCGGCAACACCTCGGCCTCGATGGCCGCGTACGCCGCCAAGGCCGGCGTCAAGGCCCTCGTCCTGGTGCCGCAGGGCAAGATCTCGGCCGGCAAGCTCGCCCAGGCGGTCGTGCACGGCGGCCAGGTGATCATGGTCCGCGGCAACTTCGACGACTGCCTGACCATCTCCCGCAAGCTCGCCGAGAACTACCCGGTCGCGCTGGTGAACTCGGTCAACCCGATGCGCCTCGAGGGCCAGAAGACCGGCTCCTTCGAGATCGTCGACTTCCTGGGCGACGCCCCTGACGTGCACGTTCTCCCGACCGGGAACGCCGGCAACATCTCGGCGTACTGGAAGGGCTACCAGGAGTACGTCGACTCCGGGGACGCCACCCGGACCCCGGTCATGCGCGGCTGGCAGGCGGCCGGGGCCGCGCCGCTGGTCCTCGGCCACCCCGTCGAGGATCCCGAGACGCTCGCCTCGGCGATCCGGATCGGCAACCCCGCCTCGTGGGACCTGGCGATGGCGGCCGCCAACGACTCGGGCGGCGCCTTCCGCAAGGTCACCGACGAGCAGATCCTCGCCGCGCAGCGCGAGCTGGCCAGCCGCGACGGCGTGTTCGTGGAACCGGCCTCGGCGGCCGGTGTCGCGGGCATCCTGCTCGAGCACTCCGAGGGCGCCGACCTGAGCGGCAAGAAGGTCGTCGTCACGGTGACCGGACACGGACTCAAGGACATCGACACCGCGCTGTCGACCTTCACCGACCTGGTCGACACCGTCGTGGACGCCGACGTGGTCTCCGCGGCACGTGCCGCCGGCCTCGAGTAG
- a CDS encoding homoserine dehydrogenase produces the protein MSTQESDKSSIRVALLGCGVVGTQVARLIHEQADDLTARVGAPVELVGIAVRRLGLDRDADLPADLFTTDAEALVTRDDVDVVVEVIGGIEPARTLILAALGAGASVVSANKALLAEDGATLFAAAERADRDLYYEAAVAGAIPILRPLRESLAGDKVTRVLGIVNGTTNFILDKMDSTGAGFTEALEEAQALGYAEADPTADVEGFDAAAKAAILASLAFHTRVTAGDVYREGIAEVTASDVASAREMGSVVKLLAICDLSDGPAGPAVSVRVHPAMIPRSHPLASVRGAYNAVFVESEAAGELMFYGPGAGGSPTASAVLGDLVTVARNRLADVRGAGESAYADLPVLPMGSTETRYHVQIDVDDKAGVLAAVAQAFAEHDVSISTVRQEGRGDDAQLVVVSHAASDADLAATVEAIRRMAFVRDVSSVMRVEGASE, from the coding sequence ATGAGTACCCAGGAGTCTGACAAGTCGTCCATCCGCGTGGCCCTGCTGGGCTGCGGGGTCGTCGGCACCCAGGTGGCCCGGCTGATCCACGAGCAGGCCGACGACCTGACGGCCCGCGTCGGAGCCCCGGTCGAGCTGGTCGGCATCGCCGTACGACGCCTCGGGCTGGACCGGGACGCGGACCTGCCGGCCGACCTGTTCACCACCGACGCGGAGGCGCTGGTCACCCGGGACGACGTCGACGTCGTCGTCGAGGTCATCGGCGGGATCGAGCCGGCCCGCACGCTGATCCTGGCCGCGCTCGGCGCCGGGGCGTCGGTCGTCAGCGCGAACAAGGCCCTGCTCGCCGAGGACGGCGCGACGCTGTTCGCCGCCGCGGAGCGCGCCGACCGCGACCTCTACTACGAGGCCGCCGTCGCCGGCGCCATCCCGATCCTGCGGCCGCTGCGCGAGTCGCTCGCCGGTGACAAGGTCACCCGGGTGCTCGGCATCGTCAACGGCACCACCAACTTCATCCTGGACAAGATGGACTCCACCGGCGCCGGTTTCACCGAGGCGCTCGAGGAGGCCCAGGCCCTCGGGTACGCCGAAGCCGACCCGACCGCAGACGTGGAGGGCTTCGACGCCGCCGCCAAGGCCGCGATCCTCGCGAGCCTGGCTTTCCACACCCGGGTCACCGCCGGTGACGTGTACCGCGAGGGCATCGCCGAGGTCACGGCCAGCGACGTCGCCTCGGCCCGCGAGATGGGTTCGGTCGTCAAGCTGCTCGCGATCTGCGACCTCTCCGACGGCCCGGCCGGCCCGGCGGTCTCGGTCCGGGTGCACCCCGCGATGATTCCCCGGTCGCACCCGCTCGCCAGCGTGCGCGGCGCCTACAACGCCGTCTTCGTCGAGAGCGAGGCGGCCGGCGAGCTGATGTTCTACGGCCCCGGTGCCGGGGGTTCGCCGACGGCGAGCGCCGTCCTCGGTGACCTCGTCACGGTGGCCCGCAACCGGCTCGCCGACGTCCGCGGCGCCGGGGAGTCGGCGTACGCCGACCTGCCGGTGCTGCCGATGGGCAGCACCGAGACCCGGTACCACGTGCAGATCGACGTCGACGACAAGGCGGGTGTGCTCGCCGCGGTCGCGCAGGCGTTCGCCGAGCACGACGTCTCGATCTCGACGGTCCGTCAGGAGGGTCGGGGCGACGACGCGCAGCTCGTGGTGGTCTCGCACGCGGCCAGCGACGCCGACCTCGCCGCGACCGTGGAAGCGATCCGCCGGATGGCGTTCGTCCGTGACGTGTCCAGCGTGATGCGCGTAGAAGGAGCGAGTGAGTAG